In a single window of the Acetivibrio clariflavus DSM 19732 genome:
- a CDS encoding sulfite exporter TauE/SafE family protein, translating to MSKYVKFILIGLVTGLANGLFGSGGGTIAVPAMVLLLKKEDHIAHATAIAVILPLTVVSALLYISNSFIDWGLTVKVIMGGIVGGYIGAKLLAKCPSHILRKIFSLFMIAAAIRMIL from the coding sequence TTGAGTAAGTATGTTAAATTTATACTAATTGGCCTGGTGACAGGCCTGGCAAACGGACTTTTTGGCTCAGGAGGGGGAACAATAGCTGTTCCGGCCATGGTTTTACTGTTAAAAAAAGAAGATCATATAGCTCATGCCACGGCAATCGCCGTTATATTGCCATTGACCGTTGTAAGTGCATTACTTTACATATCCAACAGTTTTATAGATTGGGGATTGACTGTAAAAGTAATTATGGGTGGAATTGTGGGAGGATATATAGGTGCAAAACTTCTTGCCAAATGTCCATCCCATATTTTAAGAAAAATATTCTCGTTATTTATGATAGCTGCAGCTATAAGAATGATATTGTGA
- the clpA gene encoding ATP-dependent Clp protease ATP-binding subunit ClpA produces the protein MKLDDTANRILMAAYNEAKYNGHEYFTPEHILYASLFFDEGAAIIENCGANVEVIKKELINFFNDNMPLVENADPIESVGVNNIMQNTAYHCMSSGRDTIRIGDIIAALFNEKESFASYILQKNGVRRLDVLRYISHGSSLVPKSGISSLKPLRTSENTDRQEDEPQSEQSEFLRNYTIELVEKARKGKIDPLIGREDILERTIQVLSRRLKNNPIHVGDPGVGKTAITEGLARLIVEKKVPKSLMNSKIYYLDMGSLLAGTKYRGDFEERMKKVLNEIQSQENAIVYIDEIHTIVGAGSVSDGSMDASNIIKPFLTQGNLRFIGSTTYDEYKKYFEKDRALSRRFQKIDVPEPSIEDTYKILKGLKDRYEDYHKVRYTDEALKLAAELSAKYIQDRHLPDKAIDVIDETAAYVRLHCEDEDKIITIKEKDIERTVSAIAKIPQKSVSSSEIRQLKNLDKKIKKEIFGQDKAIDTVVDAIKRSRAGFNEPEKPVASLLFVGPTGVGKTELCKQLSSMLGIPLIRFDMSEYQEKHTVARLIGAPPGYVGYEEGGLLTDAIRKTPYCVLLLDEIEKAHSDIYNVLLQIMDYATLTDNTGKKADFRNVILIMTSNAGAREVGKAMIGFDNRTVERSAIMKEVERIFSPEFRNRLDAIAVFNHINEEMALLIAKKAMKKFEEKLKPKNIKLSVTPDFYKWLAQKGLSSNYGAREILRIVQDKVKTYFVDEVLFGQLSSGGTAIVDVVNDEVKITKKLR, from the coding sequence ATGAAATTGGATGATACAGCAAACAGGATTTTAATGGCCGCATACAATGAGGCTAAATATAACGGTCACGAATACTTTACACCCGAACATATTCTCTATGCTTCTCTTTTTTTTGATGAAGGTGCAGCCATTATAGAAAATTGCGGAGCTAATGTTGAAGTTATAAAAAAGGAATTGATCAATTTCTTTAATGATAATATGCCTTTGGTTGAAAATGCAGACCCTATAGAATCTGTAGGTGTAAACAATATAATGCAGAATACGGCTTATCACTGCATGTCTTCCGGGAGGGATACAATAAGAATTGGCGATATCATAGCCGCCCTATTTAATGAAAAAGAGTCTTTCGCAAGCTATATATTGCAAAAAAACGGAGTTAGAAGATTGGATGTACTAAGATATATATCCCATGGGTCTTCTTTGGTACCTAAATCCGGTATATCTTCCTTAAAACCGTTAAGGACCTCAGAGAATACCGACAGACAAGAGGACGAGCCTCAATCGGAACAAAGCGAGTTTTTAAGAAACTACACCATCGAACTGGTGGAAAAGGCCAGAAAAGGCAAAATTGACCCACTGATAGGAAGGGAAGATATCCTCGAACGTACAATACAAGTTTTATCGAGAAGGCTAAAGAACAACCCTATCCACGTAGGTGACCCCGGTGTGGGCAAAACAGCCATCACTGAGGGTCTTGCCCGGCTTATTGTAGAAAAAAAGGTTCCTAAATCTTTAATGAACAGTAAAATATATTATCTCGATATGGGCAGCCTTTTGGCAGGTACCAAATATCGCGGTGACTTTGAGGAGCGAATGAAAAAAGTCCTCAATGAAATACAGAGCCAGGAAAATGCCATTGTGTATATAGATGAAATTCACACCATTGTTGGAGCCGGCTCGGTATCGGATGGCTCAATGGATGCCTCAAATATCATCAAACCGTTTTTGACACAAGGAAATTTGCGCTTTATTGGCTCAACCACCTATGACGAATATAAGAAATATTTTGAAAAAGACAGGGCCCTGTCACGAAGGTTCCAGAAAATAGATGTTCCGGAGCCCAGCATAGAAGACACTTATAAAATCCTCAAAGGGCTAAAGGATAGGTATGAAGATTATCACAAAGTAAGGTATACCGATGAAGCTCTAAAACTTGCAGCGGAACTCTCAGCCAAATACATTCAGGACAGACACCTGCCCGACAAGGCTATTGATGTCATTGATGAAACTGCAGCTTACGTAAGGCTTCACTGCGAAGATGAAGATAAAATTATAACTATTAAAGAAAAGGATATTGAACGCACGGTATCAGCAATTGCAAAAATACCTCAAAAGTCTGTTTCAAGCAGTGAAATCCGACAGCTCAAAAACCTTGACAAAAAAATCAAAAAAGAAATATTCGGCCAGGACAAGGCAATAGATACAGTAGTAGACGCAATCAAAAGGTCCCGGGCAGGATTCAACGAACCCGAAAAACCTGTGGCCTCGTTACTTTTTGTTGGACCTACCGGTGTGGGCAAGACTGAATTGTGCAAACAACTGTCCTCAATGTTGGGAATTCCTCTGATCAGATTTGATATGAGCGAATATCAGGAAAAACATACTGTTGCAAGACTTATAGGTGCACCTCCGGGATATGTGGGATATGAGGAAGGCGGACTCTTAACCGATGCTATCAGAAAAACACCCTATTGTGTTTTACTGCTTGACGAAATTGAAAAAGCTCATTCTGACATATACAACGTACTGCTTCAAATTATGGATTATGCTACACTTACAGACAATACCGGCAAAAAAGCCGACTTCAGAAATGTCATTTTGATTATGACTTCCAACGCAGGTGCAAGAGAAGTGGGCAAGGCAATGATAGGTTTTGATAACAGGACGGTGGAAAGAAGTGCAATTATGAAGGAGGTTGAAAGAATATTCTCTCCTGAGTTTAGAAACAGGCTTGACGCTATAGCCGTATTCAACCATATAAATGAGGAAATGGCACTTCTCATAGCCAAAAAAGCTATGAAAAAGTTTGAAGAGAAATTGAAACCAAAAAATATCAAGTTATCGGTAACACCTGATTTTTACAAATGGCTTGCTCAAAAAGGTTTGTCATCAAACTACGGTGCTCGTGAAATACTTAGAATTGTACAAGACAAGGTCAAAACCTATTTTGTCGATGAGGTATTGTTCGGACAGCTTTCATCAGGCGGAACTGCTATCGTTGACGTTGTTAACGATGAAGTAAAGATAACCAAAAAATTAAGGTGA
- the clpS gene encoding ATP-dependent Clp protease adapter ClpS, whose translation MAEKVIYKDDISIELKKPKMYKVILLNDDYTTMDFVVEVLMIVFHKSATDATQIMLDVHQKGKGVVGTYTYDIASTKIAQVEQMASERGFPLAAVMEPE comes from the coding sequence ATGGCAGAGAAAGTAATTTACAAAGATGATATTTCAATAGAGTTAAAGAAACCTAAAATGTATAAAGTTATACTTCTTAACGATGACTATACAACAATGGATTTCGTTGTGGAAGTGCTTATGATTGTATTTCACAAAAGCGCTACTGACGCAACTCAAATAATGCTGGATGTGCACCAGAAGGGAAAGGGTGTTGTAGGTACATATACCTATGACATAGCAAGTACCAAAATAGCCCAGGTAGAGCAAATGGCATCAGAAAGAGGCTTTCCTCTTGCTGCGGTTATGGAACCGGAGTAA
- the aat gene encoding leucyl/phenylalanyl-tRNA--protein transferase, protein MPIFKLTNDLIFPHPSLADEDGLLAIGGDLSVERLLLAYENGIFPWYEGQVILWWSPDPRFILYPKNLKISKSMKKVLRKNIYRITYDKCFRKVITLCGEVRKGHTWIDNDMIESYCELHDLGFAHSVEAWYKDKLVGGLYGVSLGRCFFGESMFSLMDNASKAALITLTLKLEQLGFHFIDCQVYSKHLESLGAINIPREDFLIELANGLKYETLRGIWRFE, encoded by the coding sequence ATGCCGATTTTTAAGCTTACCAATGATTTGATATTTCCCCATCCTTCATTGGCCGATGAGGATGGGCTTTTGGCAATTGGAGGAGACCTCTCGGTTGAACGTCTTCTCCTTGCTTATGAAAACGGGATTTTCCCATGGTATGAAGGGCAAGTAATACTATGGTGGTCACCTGACCCAAGATTTATTCTCTACCCAAAAAATTTAAAAATTTCAAAATCAATGAAAAAAGTGCTTAGGAAAAATATATACCGTATTACCTATGACAAGTGCTTTCGAAAAGTAATAACCCTATGCGGCGAGGTTAGAAAGGGTCACACTTGGATTGACAACGATATGATTGAAAGTTACTGTGAACTTCACGATCTTGGATTTGCACACTCCGTTGAAGCGTGGTATAAAGATAAGCTTGTCGGAGGTCTCTACGGTGTTTCTTTAGGAAGGTGTTTTTTTGGCGAATCCATGTTCTCCCTCATGGATAACGCTTCAAAAGCAGCACTTATTACTTTGACTTTAAAGCTTGAACAGTTGGGATTTCATTTTATAGATTGCCAGGTATACAGCAAACACCTCGAGTCTCTAGGTGCAATAAATATTCCCAGGGAAGATTTCCTCATTGAACTGGCGAATGGTTTGAAATATGAGACTTTGAGGGGCATTTGGAGGTTTGAATGA
- a CDS encoding DUF3810 domain-containing protein yields MGLKKGFIKLCFILLIPLGLFISNLSILYPETVEKLYSNGLYRAIAAPLNFISGLLPFSLGELLLVGFIILVIVQLIRFIIQSFRAPSQVKKHLLNFIPNLVVFISLVYFCFVILWGLNYQRLPFSQIAGLKVEPATVSELAAVCENLLEQAKELRKSVSEDDKGAMFLPAGKRDALKRAYKGYENAARFYPELGGKYSRPKGVILSEIMSYLGLEGIYSIYTGEANVNISMPDATFPFSTCHEMAHQRGFAREDEANYIAYVACKHHPDVDFQYSGVLYALIYAGNELYRNDPDRYAELRSKYSEGMKRDLAAINSYWKKYETPVQDFSSSVNDTYLKANRQEDGVKSYGRMVDLLIAEYRASKS; encoded by the coding sequence ATGGGATTGAAAAAAGGTTTTATAAAGCTTTGTTTTATATTGTTAATCCCTTTGGGTCTGTTTATAAGCAACCTTTCAATATTATACCCTGAAACGGTTGAAAAACTTTATTCAAATGGATTGTACAGAGCTATTGCTGCACCACTGAACTTTATTTCCGGACTTCTGCCCTTTTCCCTGGGTGAATTGCTTCTGGTCGGGTTTATAATACTGGTTATAGTTCAGCTTATCCGTTTTATAATACAGTCATTCAGAGCGCCTTCCCAAGTAAAAAAGCATTTGCTGAATTTTATTCCGAATCTTGTGGTCTTTATCAGCCTAGTGTACTTTTGCTTTGTAATTCTATGGGGATTAAATTATCAGCGCCTGCCCTTTTCTCAAATAGCCGGCCTTAAAGTTGAACCGGCTACTGTCAGCGAACTGGCAGCTGTATGTGAAAATCTGTTGGAACAGGCAAAGGAGTTAAGGAAATCTGTAAGTGAAGACGACAAAGGTGCAATGTTTCTTCCGGCCGGAAAACGTGATGCTTTAAAACGGGCTTATAAGGGTTATGAAAATGCTGCCCGGTTTTATCCGGAACTGGGTGGAAAATATTCAAGACCTAAAGGAGTTATTTTATCGGAAATAATGTCCTATCTTGGTCTTGAGGGCATATATTCCATCTATACCGGTGAAGCAAATGTAAACATTTCAATGCCCGATGCCACATTTCCTTTTAGCACTTGTCATGAGATGGCTCATCAAAGAGGATTTGCCCGGGAGGATGAAGCAAATTATATTGCCTATGTTGCCTGTAAACACCATCCCGATGTGGATTTTCAGTATTCCGGAGTTTTATATGCTTTGATTTATGCCGGAAATGAATTATACAGAAACGATCCCGACAGATATGCCGAACTTCGCAGTAAATACTCTGAAGGTATGAAAAGAGACCTTGCTGCAATTAATTCCTATTGGAAAAAGTATGAAACACCTGTTCAGGATTTTTCCTCTTCGGTTAATGATACTTATTTAAAGGCTAATAGGCAGGAAGATGGAGTAAAAAGTTACGGAAGAATGGTTGATCTTTTAATTGCAGAGTATAGGGCTTCAAAATCATGA
- a CDS encoding sulfite exporter TauE/SafE family protein — translation MILFLLGLVSGIVSGMGIGGGTILIPALVLFAKPDQHIAQSVNLIFFIPTAVVALVIHIKNRRIDFKTAIPIAVFGLLGAFIGSRFAIKLPGSVLKKYFGVFLLILGIYEMIRKDEKRPARNNN, via the coding sequence ATGATACTTTTTCTTTTAGGACTTGTATCCGGAATAGTCAGTGGAATGGGAATAGGCGGAGGAACAATTTTGATTCCTGCCCTTGTCTTATTTGCAAAGCCTGACCAGCACATTGCCCAGAGCGTTAATCTCATTTTTTTTATTCCAACAGCAGTTGTTGCGTTAGTAATACATATAAAAAACAGGAGAATTGATTTTAAGACAGCAATTCCTATTGCTGTTTTCGGTTTGCTGGGGGCTTTTATAGGGTCACGGTTTGCAATTAAATTGCCCGGTTCGGTTTTGAAAAAATATTTCGGAGTATTTTTATTGATACTTGGGATATACGAAATGATAAGGAAAGACGAGAAGAGGCCTGCCAGAAATAATAACTAA